TCCATATTTTGATTGATATATTTAAGTACGATTCCAATTTCTCGGCTTATACCATTGGTTGCATTAGAAGGGGAGGAGGCTTCATACTTCGTCGTTTCGGGTAAAATGATAGAGCAATTAAAATCACAGCACTTTTGCATCGTTTCTTTGAACTGAATATACTTTGTGTGTAAACTCGCTACGCTAACAGCCTGTGTGGAATAGATGATGTTGACATACTGCCCTGTCAAATGATAAAAGCTTTCCTGCGTATTTTCGTACATAACAAAGAGAGATTTTAAGAATATGGCGGCTTCTCCATAGACCCCACCAAGATTGTTGAGCTGTGCGAGCAATGTAACCTCTGATACACCTGTCTCCACCAGTTCATAAGAGAAATGAGGCTTCAGAAATTCCGCCAGTGAAGACTCGAGTGCCATCATCACAAAGGCTCGCTGCGAGACATCTCGCACTTCAATTGCAAGCAACGCCATTTCCATTGGACGTGAGAAATCTAATGTGCCGCCTACTCTTCCATCGAACTCATCCAAACCGATTTCACCATATATCAGGCACCGTAGATGACTGTTTCTTATAGCGCCATCCCACTTTTGGGATTGCAGCTTTAGTTTTTCCGTCAGTCTGAACATCTCCTGGTCACTTTCCACCTCTGCAATTGCTTTTTCCACAGCTTCAAATAAAACCTCGTCACCCTCGCTTTTTAGCACATACGCTGTCACCTCAAAGCCGATGGCTCTTTTTGCATAGTCGAAATTGTCATGAGCAGATAACACTAGTTTTTTCGTTTTAGGATGATAAACAGAAATCGCTTTCAACAAATCGAGGCCAGATACAAAGGGCATACTAATGTCTGTCATCAAAATATGAAAGCTTCCCATTGCCATCAAATCAAGGCATTCATCCGCAGAATAAGCTTTGTATACCTCAACCATCCCGCCAAAATGCTCAGATATGGCTTGTTCAAGCCAATCGGTTATTGCCGCTTCATCATCAACCACAATCATTCGATACATGCTTCTACACCTCTCGTTTCCGTGTTTTATGAGCTATAGGGTATTTTAATCTCTATCTGGCAGCCTCCACTTGCGGCATTGGTTACAGATACACCGTAATCGGTTCCAAATTTGATTTTTAACCGCTTGTTGATGTTAAAAATAGCAGAATCGGAAGGTGCGTCCGGCAGCAAAAGCTCTTTGTTGAATTTCTCTAATAGTTCATCCTCTATCCCTTTGCCGTTATCAGAAATGAGAATAATAAGCTCTTCGCCT
This portion of the Cohnella abietis genome encodes:
- a CDS encoding response regulator transcription factor, which translates into the protein MYRMIVVDDEAAITDWLEQAISEHFGGMVEVYKAYSADECLDLMAMGSFHILMTDISMPFVSGLDLLKAISVYHPKTKKLVLSAHDNFDYAKRAIGFEVTAYVLKSEGDEVLFEAVEKAIAEVESDQEMFRLTEKLKLQSQKWDGAIRNSHLRCLIYGEIGLDEFDGRVGGTLDFSRPMEMALLAIEVRDVSQRAFVMMALESSLAEFLKPHFSYELVETGVSEVTLLAQLNNLGGVYGEAAIFLKSLFVMYENTQESFYHLTGQYVNIIYSTQAVSVASLHTKYIQFKETMQKCCDFNCSIILPETTKYEASSPSNATNGISREIGIVLKYINQNMDKDLSLIMLADVVYLNSSYLSHLFKQQVGMNISDYVKVERIRICKEMLTDPKYKIHEIAHKVGYDNASYFSRFFKKMTGITPQEYRKHLSIE